From the genome of Drosophila melanogaster chromosome 2L, one region includes:
- the stai gene encoding stathmin, isoform A, with protein sequence MLIGLVRDSVMQCFCHTCRAPGILPAVSRRSAPIKKNNKIRSKQPRLSKKVKFITTEIRCQEKSRGGLSYEVILAEPAPNVAVPKRPVTPGKNVSVEEIEQKLKAAEERRISLEAKKMADISTKLAKVEEATRKKDEITNEFITQTKEQLESKMELHVEKREAIISDMKEKLKIHAQDIEKTRETLEQQKANEQKAIEEKLKIAQSLRDENIKKMLDRLKEHERRAELVRQNKAQAQDLDGQQSAIASSG encoded by the exons ATGCTGATTGGATTAGTACGCGACTCGGTGATGCAGTGCTTCTGCCACACGTGCCGAGCACCTGGAATTCTGCCAGCGG TGTCAAGAAGATCTGCGCCAatcaagaaaaataataagattCGCTCCAAGCAGCCGCGTCTCAGCAAGAAAGTTAAATTTATTA CCACAGAGATTCGCTGCCAGGAGAAGTCCCGCGGGGGATTGAGCTATGAGGTCATCCTGGCCGAACCGGCACCCAATGTGGCCGTTCCAAAACGACCGGTCACCCCTGGCAAGAACGTTAGCGTCGAGGAGATTGAGCAGAAACTTAAGGCGGCCGAGGAACGTCGCATT TCTCTAGAAGCCAAGAAGATGGCTGACATCTCCACTAAGCTGGCTAAAGTCGAGGAGGCGACTCGCAAAAAGGATGAGATCACCAATGAGTTTATTACTCAGACCAAGGAGCAGCTGGAGTCGAAAATGGAGCTGCATGTGGAGAAGCGAGAGGCCATCATCAGTGACATGAAGGAGAAGCTAAAG ATCCATGCCCAGGATATCGAAAAGACGCGTGAGACTCTTGAGCAGCAGAAGGCCAACGAGCAGAAGGCAATCGAGGAAAAGTTGAAGATTGCTCAGTCTCTTCGCGATGAGAATATCAAGAAAATGTTGGATCGCCTAAAGGAGCAT GAACGTCGCGCTGAGCTCGTGCGCCAGAACAAGGCCCAGGCCCAGGATTTGGATGGTCAGCAGAGCGCCATTGCCTCCTCAGGCTAA
- the stai gene encoding stathmin, isoform C, whose protein sequence is MVNNTVDTEATEIRCQEKSRGGLSYEVILAEPAPNVAVPKRPVTPGKNVSVEEIEQKLKAAEERRISLEAKKMADISTKLAKVEEATRKKDEITNEFITQTKEQLESKMELHVEKREAIISDMKEKLKIHAQDIEKTRETLEQQKANEQKAIEEKLKIAQSLRDENIKKMLDRLKEHNTIKIAEIKSQNDQLECQKIEEKARIYENKLFAAEQKREKELQKKIEKVQKLERRAELVRQNKAQAQDLDGQQSAIASSG, encoded by the exons ATGGTGAACAACACTGTTGATACTGAAG CCACAGAGATTCGCTGCCAGGAGAAGTCCCGCGGGGGATTGAGCTATGAGGTCATCCTGGCCGAACCGGCACCCAATGTGGCCGTTCCAAAACGACCGGTCACCCCTGGCAAGAACGTTAGCGTCGAGGAGATTGAGCAGAAACTTAAGGCGGCCGAGGAACGTCGCATT TCTCTAGAAGCCAAGAAGATGGCTGACATCTCCACTAAGCTGGCTAAAGTCGAGGAGGCGACTCGCAAAAAGGATGAGATCACCAATGAGTTTATTACTCAGACCAAGGAGCAGCTGGAGTCGAAAATGGAGCTGCATGTGGAGAAGCGAGAGGCCATCATCAGTGACATGAAGGAGAAGCTAAAG ATCCATGCCCAGGATATCGAAAAGACGCGTGAGACTCTTGAGCAGCAGAAGGCCAACGAGCAGAAGGCAATCGAGGAAAAGTTGAAGATTGCTCAGTCTCTTCGCGATGAGAATATCAAGAAAATGTTGGATCGCCTAAAGGAGCAT AACACAATCAAAATTGCCGAAATCAAATCGCAGAACGATCAATTGGAATGTCAAAAGATCGAGGAGAAAGCGCGCATTTATGAGAACAAATTGTTCGCCGCCGAGCAGAAACGCGAAAAggaattgcaaaaaaaaattgaaaaagttcaaaaacTC GAACGTCGCGCTGAGCTCGTGCGCCAGAACAAGGCCCAGGCCCAGGATTTGGATGGTCAGCAGAGCGCCATTGCCTCCTCAGGCTAA
- the WDR79 gene encoding WD repeat domain 79, isoform B produces the protein MDESVNLSTSMGDVEASMLNHNVSFSSTMVTSNGDLSLPKLSVTLSAEEILKLRSGRPKNAVESPHAGVPMETSLAAEEEANGDEEEESVRVVDIEDTLELTSNGNEAKPEDQELAIAPVLQYFQGALVELGRRCWTSSTEAQHYTKGCYWSPDGTCLLVPVHLDGMHVIEMPSDLYSADTVQPARSLTKLQSEVHVPEGGTVYDCVWYPHMNSLQPETCLWLATRQHEPIHMWDAFDGSLRCSYSGYDAVDEVMAAISLAFSHDGEQIYAGYKRCIKIFDTSRPGRFCDDYPVKFAISCIAQTTAHPHTLTCGNWHGYIQHFDLRCSHKQGPLFTLGGHKGGITQLRYGEFGNGEWHLFSGARKCDKILQWDMRNYKQPLVELQRHVDTNQRIQFDLASDSNWLASGDTRGFVNVWDLKKYGDPSVLPLHSDCCNGVALNPAMPILATSSGQFHFTDQSAQGDNVTLNGTETTELPAPADVNQNQKEVLYENAVVMWWCGQTG, from the exons ATGGACGAAT CGGTCAATTTAAGCACCAGCATGGGCGATGTGGAGGCATCCATGCTGAATCACAACGTGAGCTTCAGCAGCACCATGGTCACGTCCAATGGCGATCTTTCGTTGCCCAAACTGAGCGTGACTCTTTCGGCGGAGGAGATCCTAAAGCTGCGTTCCGGGCGTCCAAAGAACGCCGTTGAATCGCCGCATGCGGGTGTGCCCATGGAGACAAGCCTGGCTGCCGAGGAGGAAGCGAATGGGGATGAGGAAGAGGAAAGCGTGCGGGTCGTCGACATAGAGGACACTTTGGAGCTGACGTCGAATGGCAATGAGGCGAAGCCGGAAGACCAGGAGCTTGCGATTGCTCCCGTCCTCCAGTACTTCCAGGGAGCACTTGTTGAGTTGGGCCGACGCTGCTGGACCTCGTCCACGGAGGCTCAGCACTACACCAAAGGCTGCTACTGGTCCCCGGACGGCACGTGCCTTCTGGTGCCCGTTCACCTAGACGGCATGCACGTTATAGAGATGCCCAGTGACCTCTACTCCGCAGATACGGTGCAGCCGGCACGCTCTCTGACCAAGCTCCAGTCGGAGGTGCACGTGCCCGAGGGCGGAACCGTCTACGACTGCGTCTGGTATCCGCACATGAACAGCCTGCAACCAGAAACCTGCTT GTGGCTGGCCACGCGGCAGCACGAACCCATACACATGTGGGATGCCTTCGACGGTTCCCTGCGATGCAGCTACAGTGGGTACGATGCCGTAGACGAAGTAATGGCGGCCATTTCCTTGGCCTTCTCCCATGACGGCGAGCAGATCTATGCGGGATACAAGCGCTGCATCAAGATCTTCGACACCAGCAG ACCCGGACGTTTTTGCGACGATTACCCTGTCAAGTTTGCCATATCCTGCATTGCACAGACCACTGCGCACCCGCACACTCTAACCTGCGGCAACTGGCATGGCTACATCCAGCACTTTGACTTGCGGTGTAGCCACAAGCAGGGTCCTCTCTTCACGCTGGGAGGGCACAAGGGCGGCATCACACAACTGCGCTATGGAGAGTTTGGCAACGGGGAGTGGCATCTGTTCAGTGGAGCTCGCAAGTGCGATAAGATCTTGCAGTGGGACATGCGCAACTACAAGCAGCCACTGGTGGAGTTGCAGCGCCATGTGGACACCAATCAGCGTATTCAATTCGACCTCGCATCCGACAGCAATTGGCTGGCTAGCGGTGACACACGGGGATTCGTCAATGTTTGGGATCTCAAAAAATACGGAGATCCTTCCGTACTGCCCCTGCATTCAGACTGCTGCAACGGAGTGGCACTCAATCCGGCTATGCCGATTCTAGCCACCAGCTCGGGGCAGTTCCACTTTACAGACCAAAGTGCCCAAGGGGACAACGTGACCTTAAACGGAACGGAAACGACGGAGTTGCCGGCGCCGGCCGATGTGAATCAAAATCAGAAGGAAGTTCTCTACGAGAACGCAGTGGTCATGTGGTGGTGCGGCCAAACGGGATAG
- the stai gene encoding stathmin, isoform E has product MLIGLVRDSVMQCFCHTCRAPGILPAVSRRSAPIKKNNKIRSKQPRLSKKVKFITTEIRCQEKSRGGLSYEVILAEPAPNVAVPKRPVTPGKNVSVEEIEQKLKAAEERRISLEAKKMADISTKLAKVEEATRKKDEITNEFITQTKEQLESKMELHVEKREAIISDMKEKLKIHAQDIEKTRETLEQQKANEQKAIEEKLKIAQSLRDENIKKMLDRLKEHNTIKIAEIKSQNDQLECQKIEEKARIYENKLFAAEQKREKELQKKIEKVQKLERRAELVRQNKAQAQDLDGQQSAIASSG; this is encoded by the exons ATGCTGATTGGATTAGTACGCGACTCGGTGATGCAGTGCTTCTGCCACACGTGCCGAGCACCTGGAATTCTGCCAGCGG TGTCAAGAAGATCTGCGCCAatcaagaaaaataataagattCGCTCCAAGCAGCCGCGTCTCAGCAAGAAAGTTAAATTTATTA CCACAGAGATTCGCTGCCAGGAGAAGTCCCGCGGGGGATTGAGCTATGAGGTCATCCTGGCCGAACCGGCACCCAATGTGGCCGTTCCAAAACGACCGGTCACCCCTGGCAAGAACGTTAGCGTCGAGGAGATTGAGCAGAAACTTAAGGCGGCCGAGGAACGTCGCATT TCTCTAGAAGCCAAGAAGATGGCTGACATCTCCACTAAGCTGGCTAAAGTCGAGGAGGCGACTCGCAAAAAGGATGAGATCACCAATGAGTTTATTACTCAGACCAAGGAGCAGCTGGAGTCGAAAATGGAGCTGCATGTGGAGAAGCGAGAGGCCATCATCAGTGACATGAAGGAGAAGCTAAAG ATCCATGCCCAGGATATCGAAAAGACGCGTGAGACTCTTGAGCAGCAGAAGGCCAACGAGCAGAAGGCAATCGAGGAAAAGTTGAAGATTGCTCAGTCTCTTCGCGATGAGAATATCAAGAAAATGTTGGATCGCCTAAAGGAGCAT AACACAATCAAAATTGCCGAAATCAAATCGCAGAACGATCAATTGGAATGTCAAAAGATCGAGGAGAAAGCGCGCATTTATGAGAACAAATTGTTCGCCGCCGAGCAGAAACGCGAAAAggaattgcaaaaaaaaattgaaaaagttcaaaaacTC GAACGTCGCGCTGAGCTCGTGCGCCAGAACAAGGCCCAGGCCCAGGATTTGGATGGTCAGCAGAGCGCCATTGCCTCCTCAGGCTAA
- the CG31642 gene encoding uncharacterized protein translates to MAHQMRNPPERHFGHRCENCKISDFQGRRYTCRFCAEYTLCGKCFDANHLPASPQHRYYHPMSVYYAYAEYQLYFGGEPFCGDHKVAQSYKCALCDVRGLSTAHLFMHLLQEHRDHRDHDAYLSLVNTLYIADNGMEQQVPVPQPSSQTRSTRSRNLASVRPVAGGNTRSEQRTEQVFDSALSLALMVVQLDNMDSTAADFPERCYEILQQTETVLMQHRSSRVPDMEAIESFVRVIEDQVVTSMADRRQRLGASSSSLHRLTRIEAISPGTNTALAMGMRAAMPVLVDQPTTMVRRQTARRTGEPIGIALQSAVASSSRSGKAGSSSGVAKAQTKTQGDQPTKKVSTVITSPLKDKRFLCSKLVSGNGQKWESKLLKATFTEAMFCSMLADEELFQPPIGLPWTANFMLDAVEPSGSVKSNGKLLLYPVKTKELMERFYRGLAEYKTWIGYQTEPTAESKATELPSASTSSAYFTVLGDIPYADSGSDDLESNASEEMASDLHGEGNSDDLAGLEEDKESGEEENGDEDDGASDSDFSESAISQITDFIDMVIQDE, encoded by the coding sequence ATGGCCCACCAGATGCGCAATCCGCCGGAGCGCCACTTTGGCCACCGCTGCGAGAACTGCAAGATATCCGATTTCCAGGGCCGCCGCTACACCTGCAGGTTCTGCGCGGAATACACTTTGTGCGGCAAGTGCTTCGATGCCAACCATCTGCCGGCATCGCCTCAGCATCGCTACTACCATCCGATGAGTGTGTACTATGCCTATGCCGAGTACCAGCTGTACTTCGGCGGCGAGCCATTCTGCGGTGATCACAAAGTGGCCCAGAGCTACAAATGTGCCCTGTGCGATGTTCGCGGCCTTTCTACCGCCCATTTGTTCATGCACCTGCTGCAGGAGCATCGCGACCACCGTGACCACGATGCCTACTTGTCGTTGGTCAATACTCTCTATATAGCGGACAACGGAATGGAGCAACAGGTGCCAGTACCGCAACCTTCTAGCCAAACGCGCTCGACTCGTTCTCGCAATTTAGCAAGCGTTCGACCGGTAGCCGGTGGCAACACGCGAAGCGAACAGCGGACCGAGCAGGTATTTGATTCCGCATTAAGCCTGGCCCTAATGGTTGTGCAGCTGGACAATATGGATTCAACTGCCGCCGACTTTCCTGAACGCTGCTATGAGATACTGCAGCAGACTGAAACTGTGCTTATGCAGCACAGAAGTTCCAGAGTGCCGGACATGGAGGCGATTGAGTCTTTTGTGCGCGTCATCGAAGATCAGGTTGTGACTAGCATGGCCGATCGTCGTCAGCGTCTGGGCGCCTCATCATCCTCACTACATCGGCTGACCCGCATTGAGGCAATCTCTCCTGGTACTAATACAGCGTTAGCTATGGGTATGCGTGCTGCCATGCCCGTTTTGGTTGACCAGCCGACAACAATGGTGCGCAGGCAGACGGCTAGGCGTACTGGAGAGCCTATCGGGATAGCCCTTCAATCGGCGGTGGCTTCGTCTTCTAGGAGCGGAAAAGCGGGGTCCAGCTCTGGGGTAGCCAAGGCACAAACGAAGACGCAAGGAGATCAGCCCACCAAGAAGGTGTCAACTGTCATTACTTCCCCACTCAAGGATAAGCGCTTTTTGTGCTCGAAATTGGTGAGcggaaatggccaaaagtggGAAAGCAAATTGCTCAAAGCTACCTTTACCGAGGCAATGTTCTGTTCGATGTTGGCAGACGAAGAGCTGTTCCAGCCGCCAATTGGACTGCCCTGGACTGCGAATTTCATGTTGGACGCAGTCGAGCCATCAGGCAGTGTAAAATCAAATGGGAAACTATTGCTGTATCCTGTTAAGACCAAGGAATTGATGGAACGCTTCTACAGGGGTCTCGCCGAGTACAAAACTTGGATTGGTTATCAGACCGAACCAACTGCCGAAAGCAAGGCAACTGAACTCCCATCCGCTTCCACCAGCTCGGCTTATTTCACAGTTTTGGGCGATATCCCATATGCGGATTCCGGATCGGATGATTTGGAAAGTAATGCATCAGAAGAAATGGCCAGCGATTTGCATGGCGAAGGAAACAGCGATGATTTAGCCGGATTGGAGGAGGACAAGGAAAGCGGCGAGGAAGAAAACGGTGATGAGGACGATGGAGCTTCGGATTCCGATTTCTCTGAGTCAGCCATTTCTCAAATCACCGACTTCATAGATATGGTCATCCAGGACGAATAG
- the CG9175 gene encoding uncharacterized protein, isoform A has translation MAHTRRPSDGLLARVNFPLYAVDMLTSRHILVAGGGGSSKTGVANGFEIYELYHNGSHFCAEEVLRHETGANVVMNFAVRNGGRRGYLCAGQEAHCQMYYVQPRVQSEEDGNGNGVGVGDGKPAPEERPHENGNVRQRNAHSGVEPVANGHRPPLSTADILRQFRRLHFDIQAADVIQTDFLKGAEPLQRVVRISGNGRLMATGGTDGKLRVWTFPQMTLAAELAAHSKEIDDLDFSPDSKLIASISKDAQGLVWDLASGQLQHKLQWKTPEGAKYLFKRCRYGTVEAQKDNYRLFTIANPLGKVGKQRGFLQHWDCASGQLRQAVAIDESLSSLAVRDDGRFVAVGTMFSGSVSMYIAFSLQRVLHIPHAHSMFVTGLQFLPITNEEGPPISSDTEAAVLSISVDNKVCIHSLSQRRTIPAWIAIVFLIVMIFAVFVLCSYIGI, from the exons ATGGCCCACACCCGCCGTCCCAGCGACGGCCTGCTGGCCCGCGTGAACTTCCCGCTGTACGCCGTGGACATGCTAACCAGCCGCCACATTCTGGTAGCCGGAGGCGGTGGCTCCAGCAAAACGGGAGTGGCGAACGGCTTT GAGATCTATGAGCTGTACCACAACGGCAGCCACTTCTGCGCGGAGGAGGTTTTGCGCCATGAGACCGGCGCCAATGTGGTGATGAACTTCGCGGTGCGCAATGGCGGCCGGAGGGGCTATCTGTGCGCCGGCCAGGAGGCGCACTGTCAGATGTACTACGTCCAGCCGCGCGTTCAATCCGAAGAGGATGGGAATGGAAACGGTGTGGGCGTCGGGGACGGCAAGCCTGCTCCGGAGGAACGGCCGCACGAGAACGGCAACGTGCGCCAGCGAAACGCACACTCGGGCGTGGAGCCAGTGGCCAACGGGCACAGGCCACCCCTTTCCACCGCCGACATATTGCGTCAGTTTCGGCGACTGCATTTCGACATCCAGGCGGCGGATGTGATCCAGACGGACTTCCTCAAGGGCGCCGAGCCCCTGCAGCGCGTGGTGCGCATCAGCGGTAATGGCCGTCTGATGGCCACTGGCGGCACGGACGGAAAACTGCGCGTCTGGACGTTCCCCCAGATGACGCTGGCCGCCGAGCTGGCGGCACACAGCAAGGAGATCGATGACCTGGACTTCAGTCCCGACAGCAAGCTAATTGCCAGCATCTCCAAGGATGCACAGGGCTTGGTGTGGGAcctggccagcggccagcTGCAACACAAGCTGCAGTGGAAAACGCCCGAGGGGGCCAAGTACCTGTTCAAACGGTGCCGCTACGGAACCGTGGAGGCGCAAAAGGATAACTACCGCCTCTTTACCATTGCCAATCCGCTGGGCAAGGTGGGAAAGCAGCGTGGCTTCCTGCAGCACTGGGACTGTGCCAGCGGGCAACTGCGTCAGGCTGTGGCCATTGACGAAAGCCTCTCGTCACTGGCAGTGCGGGATGATGGTCGATTCGTGGCCGTCGGCACGATGTTCTCAGGCAGCGTATCCATGTACATTGCATTCAGTCTGCAG CGCGTGCTCCACATTCCCCATGCACACTCCATGTTCGTAACTGGCCTCCAGTTCCTGCCTATTACCAACGAGGAGGGACCGCCCATTTCCAGCGACACGGAGGCAGCCGTTCTGTCCATTTCGGTGGACAACAAAGTCTGCATCCACAGTCTGTCCCAAAGAC GTACAATCCCCGCCTGGATTGCCATCGTCTTTCTGATTGTCATGATTTTCGCCGTGTTCGTGCTGTGCTCCTACATTGGCATCTGA
- the WDR79 gene encoding WD repeat domain 79, isoform C: protein MIENSFKMEMHFKNRWQAASLFLRYPRTVTLCLSGKSGDMDESVNLSTSMGDVEASMLNHNVSFSSTMVTSNGDLSLPKLSVTLSAEEILKLRSGRPKNAVESPHAGVPMETSLAAEEEANGDEEEESVRVVDIEDTLELTSNGNEAKPEDQELAIAPVLQYFQGALVELGRRCWTSSTEAQHYTKGCYWSPDGTCLLVPVHLDGMHVIEMPSDLYSADTVQPARSLTKLQSEVHVPEGGTVYDCVWYPHMNSLQPETCLWLATRQHEPIHMWDAFDGSLRCSYSGYDAVDEVMAAISLAFSHDGEQIYAGYKRCIKIFDTSRPGRFCDDYPVKFAISCIAQTTAHPHTLTCGNWHGYIQHFDLRCSHKQGPLFTLGGHKGGITQLRYGEFGNGEWHLFSGARKCDKILQWDMRNYKQPLVELQRHVDTNQRIQFDLASDSNWLASGDTRGFVNVWDLKKYGDPSVLPLHSDCCNGVALNPAMPILATSSGQFHFTDQSAQGDNVTLNGTETTELPAPADVNQNQKEVLYENAVVMWWCGQTG, encoded by the exons ATGAtcgaaaattcgtttaaaatggaaatgcacTTTAAAAACCGTTGGCAAGCGGCCAGCTTATTTTTGCGCTATCCTCGCACGGTCACACTGTGCTTGAGCGGTAAAAGTGGCGATATGGACGAAT CGGTCAATTTAAGCACCAGCATGGGCGATGTGGAGGCATCCATGCTGAATCACAACGTGAGCTTCAGCAGCACCATGGTCACGTCCAATGGCGATCTTTCGTTGCCCAAACTGAGCGTGACTCTTTCGGCGGAGGAGATCCTAAAGCTGCGTTCCGGGCGTCCAAAGAACGCCGTTGAATCGCCGCATGCGGGTGTGCCCATGGAGACAAGCCTGGCTGCCGAGGAGGAAGCGAATGGGGATGAGGAAGAGGAAAGCGTGCGGGTCGTCGACATAGAGGACACTTTGGAGCTGACGTCGAATGGCAATGAGGCGAAGCCGGAAGACCAGGAGCTTGCGATTGCTCCCGTCCTCCAGTACTTCCAGGGAGCACTTGTTGAGTTGGGCCGACGCTGCTGGACCTCGTCCACGGAGGCTCAGCACTACACCAAAGGCTGCTACTGGTCCCCGGACGGCACGTGCCTTCTGGTGCCCGTTCACCTAGACGGCATGCACGTTATAGAGATGCCCAGTGACCTCTACTCCGCAGATACGGTGCAGCCGGCACGCTCTCTGACCAAGCTCCAGTCGGAGGTGCACGTGCCCGAGGGCGGAACCGTCTACGACTGCGTCTGGTATCCGCACATGAACAGCCTGCAACCAGAAACCTGCTT GTGGCTGGCCACGCGGCAGCACGAACCCATACACATGTGGGATGCCTTCGACGGTTCCCTGCGATGCAGCTACAGTGGGTACGATGCCGTAGACGAAGTAATGGCGGCCATTTCCTTGGCCTTCTCCCATGACGGCGAGCAGATCTATGCGGGATACAAGCGCTGCATCAAGATCTTCGACACCAGCAG ACCCGGACGTTTTTGCGACGATTACCCTGTCAAGTTTGCCATATCCTGCATTGCACAGACCACTGCGCACCCGCACACTCTAACCTGCGGCAACTGGCATGGCTACATCCAGCACTTTGACTTGCGGTGTAGCCACAAGCAGGGTCCTCTCTTCACGCTGGGAGGGCACAAGGGCGGCATCACACAACTGCGCTATGGAGAGTTTGGCAACGGGGAGTGGCATCTGTTCAGTGGAGCTCGCAAGTGCGATAAGATCTTGCAGTGGGACATGCGCAACTACAAGCAGCCACTGGTGGAGTTGCAGCGCCATGTGGACACCAATCAGCGTATTCAATTCGACCTCGCATCCGACAGCAATTGGCTGGCTAGCGGTGACACACGGGGATTCGTCAATGTTTGGGATCTCAAAAAATACGGAGATCCTTCCGTACTGCCCCTGCATTCAGACTGCTGCAACGGAGTGGCACTCAATCCGGCTATGCCGATTCTAGCCACCAGCTCGGGGCAGTTCCACTTTACAGACCAAAGTGCCCAAGGGGACAACGTGACCTTAAACGGAACGGAAACGACGGAGTTGCCGGCGCCGGCCGATGTGAATCAAAATCAGAAGGAAGTTCTCTACGAGAACGCAGTGGTCATGTGGTGGTGCGGCCAAACGGGATAG
- the stai gene encoding stathmin, isoform D, translating into MGCNFSALPTKCKGCGQIRADFDRRYGCSECGSEVMYCGQCFDEGRNQHTETHKDDRRIKIIYHRSFLDKFFSGEKLLNGDASKSYNCVFCKKRFSAEELQLHLSEMHSNPADASALTVMLERMRQEDLENRIATEIRCQEKSRGGLSYEVILAEPAPNVAVPKRPVTPGKNVSVEEIEQKLKAAEERRISLEAKKMADISTKLAKVEEATRKKDEITNEFITQTKEQLESKMELHVEKREAIISDMKEKLKIHAQDIEKTRETLEQQKANEQKAIEEKLKIAQSLRDENIKKMLDRLKEHNTIKIAEIKSQNDQLECQKIEEKARIYENKLFAAEQKREKELQKKIEKVQKLERRAELVRQNKAQAQDLDGQQSAIASSG; encoded by the exons ATGGGTTGCAATTTCTCTGCTTTACCGACCAAATGTAAGGGTTGCGGGCAAATTCGCGCTGACTTTGACCGACGGTACGGTTGCAGTGAGTGCGGATCTGAGGTAATGTACTGCGGCCAGTGTTTTGATGAGGGCCGAAATCAGCACACTGAGACGCACAAGGACGACCGCCGCATTAAGATTATCTACCATCGGTCCTTTCTTGACAAATTCTTCAGCGGCGAGAAGCTGCTAAACGGCGATGCTTCAAAAAGCTACAATTGCGTTTTTTGTAAGAAGAGATTTAGCGCCGAggagttgcagttgcacttgtCCGAGATGCACTCGAATCCCGCGGATGCGTCAGCGTTGACGGTCATGCTGGAAAGGATGAGGCAGGAAGATTTGGAGAACAGAATTG CCACAGAGATTCGCTGCCAGGAGAAGTCCCGCGGGGGATTGAGCTATGAGGTCATCCTGGCCGAACCGGCACCCAATGTGGCCGTTCCAAAACGACCGGTCACCCCTGGCAAGAACGTTAGCGTCGAGGAGATTGAGCAGAAACTTAAGGCGGCCGAGGAACGTCGCATT TCTCTAGAAGCCAAGAAGATGGCTGACATCTCCACTAAGCTGGCTAAAGTCGAGGAGGCGACTCGCAAAAAGGATGAGATCACCAATGAGTTTATTACTCAGACCAAGGAGCAGCTGGAGTCGAAAATGGAGCTGCATGTGGAGAAGCGAGAGGCCATCATCAGTGACATGAAGGAGAAGCTAAAG ATCCATGCCCAGGATATCGAAAAGACGCGTGAGACTCTTGAGCAGCAGAAGGCCAACGAGCAGAAGGCAATCGAGGAAAAGTTGAAGATTGCTCAGTCTCTTCGCGATGAGAATATCAAGAAAATGTTGGATCGCCTAAAGGAGCAT AACACAATCAAAATTGCCGAAATCAAATCGCAGAACGATCAATTGGAATGTCAAAAGATCGAGGAGAAAGCGCGCATTTATGAGAACAAATTGTTCGCCGCCGAGCAGAAACGCGAAAAggaattgcaaaaaaaaattgaaaaagttcaaaaacTC GAACGTCGCGCTGAGCTCGTGCGCCAGAACAAGGCCCAGGCCCAGGATTTGGATGGTCAGCAGAGCGCCATTGCCTCCTCAGGCTAA
- the Arpc4 gene encoding Actin-related protein 2/3 complex, subunit 4, translating into MAATLKPYLTAVRHSLTAAMCLQDFPSQVVERHNKPEVEICSSKELVLTPVVVSRNEREKVLIEPSINSVRVSIAVKQADEIERILCHKFTRFMMRRAESFVILRRKPIEGYDISFLITNFHTEQMYKHKLVDFVISFMEEIDKEISEMKLAVNARARTCAEEFLKRF; encoded by the coding sequence ATGGCAGCCACATTGAAGCCCTACCTGACCGCCGTGCGACACTCGCTGACGGCGGCGATGTGCCTGCAGGACTTCCCCTCGCAGGTGGTGGAGCGGCACAACAAGCCGGAGGTGGAGATCTGTTCCAGCAAGGAGCTGGTGCTCACGCCCGTCGTCGTGTCGCGCAACGAGCGGGAGAAGGTGCTGATCGAGCCGTCCATTAACTCGGTGCGCGTGAGCATCGCCGTGAAGCaggccgacgagattgagcgCATACTGTGCCACAAGTTCACCAGGTTCATGATGCGACGCGCCGAGTCGTTCGTCATACTGCGCCGCAAGCCCATCGAGGGCTACGACATAAGCTTCCTCATCACCAACTTCCACACGGAGCAGATGTATAAGCACAAACTGGTGGACTTTGTCATTAGCTTCATGGAGGAGATCGACAAGGAGATCAGCGAAATGAAACTGGCGGTCAATGCCAGGGCACGCACCTGCGCCGAGGAGTTCCTCAAACGGTTCTAG